The following proteins are co-located in the Phyllostomus discolor isolate MPI-MPIP mPhyDis1 chromosome 1, mPhyDis1.pri.v3, whole genome shotgun sequence genome:
- the LOC118498762 gene encoding formin-like protein 5 translates to MNMIWSLSLRSLRSSGGSHMYTDKCITTFKTDVQHGTCQCLIVPSRAFGTLRASSLLLAPTADPADLPAAQNPLESLQPANPSPRVRSLPALQSDASPRASERQRQQPFSQPAQPRGSRPPARPVQTVCRRRLRGERAPPLPPDVPLSASTLDLDFYLIPPPPPSFESSGPPPPGHPRAARAAPAPSASRPPGAAPARGGGTPPAPGPGADNDPFSPRRLLLLPTPPPAQPPGKPISHSGRQNPAAPRIVPRSAGPLSLALITLSRLTAPPAAGQTPHSPPPRGPASQWERKSSAPPCPS, encoded by the exons ATGAATATGATTTGGTCCTTGTCCTTAAGGAGCTTACGCTCTAGCGGGGGCAGTCACATGTATACAGATAAGTGTATCACCACCTTTAAAACAGACGTTCAGCACG GGACCTGCCAGTGTTTAATTGTGCCGTCGCGGGCATTCGGCACTCTGCGCGCCTCGTCCCTGCTGCTCGCCCCGACGGCTGACCCTGCGGATCTGCCAGCCGCGCAAAATCCTCTCGAGTCCTTACAGCCGGCAAATCCGTCTCCCCGAGTCCGGAGCCTACCTGCTCTTCAGTCCGACGCCTCGCCCCGCGCCTCCGAGCGCCAGCGGCAACAACCGTTCTCCCAACCTGCGCAACCGCGGGGCtcacgcccgcccgcccgccccgtgCAAACCGTGTGCCGCCGGAGGCTCCGGGGCGAGCGCGCGCCTCCGCTGCCTCCGGACGTTCCTTTGTCTGCTTCTACCCTGGACCTcgatttttatttaattcctccCCCGCCTCCCAGTTTTGAGAG CTCAGGGCCGCCTCCTCCAGGGCACCCGCGCGCGGCGCGCGCCGCCCCTGCGCCTTCTGCCAGCAGGCCTCCAGGGGCCGCTCCAGCGCGCGGTGGAGGGACGCCCCCGGCACCGGGGCCAGGCGCGGACAATGACCCCTTCTCCCctcgccgcctcctcctcctcccgacACCGCCCCCCGCGCAACCCCCAGGCAAGCCTATTAGCCATTCAGGCCGACAAAACCCCGCGGCCCCGCGCATTGTCCCGCGGAGCGCCGGGCCACTGTCATTAGCCCTGATTACGCTGAGCCGCCTGACAGCCCCGCCGGCCGCCGGGCAGACCCCCCACTCACCGCCGCCCCGCGGCCCCGCCTCACAATGGGAGCGGAAATCGTCCGCGCCCCCGTGTCCCAGCTGA